A single Henriciella sp. AS95 DNA region contains:
- a CDS encoding DUF2497 domain-containing protein, translating to MADKAQAEPTMEEILASIRKIIADDSDTGGATATRAAPEPKVAVSVGEPDEFDDLSLDDVLEDSDSTAEALASDPDDEFESLSDDDDLLTDVDEDMFDNLTAESIEEEAVETAAPVDPDLEDFDFDAVDLDVSEPVIEDTLSAPETDLEEEFVSVTEEEDEPAAEPAPVSHSEETHMLRGKTEAPAAQSGGITDERIAGAAASALGKLMVKQSTESGDPNTLEGLMMEMLRPMLKEWLDANLPAIVERKVEEEVRRIARMAG from the coding sequence ATGGCCGACAAAGCGCAAGCAGAACCGACAATGGAGGAAATCCTCGCCTCCATTCGCAAGATTATCGCTGATGATAGCGACACGGGCGGCGCGACGGCGACGCGTGCAGCCCCGGAACCGAAAGTGGCTGTATCGGTTGGCGAGCCGGATGAGTTCGACGATCTGTCGCTGGATGATGTGCTTGAGGATTCAGACAGCACCGCTGAGGCATTGGCCAGCGACCCGGATGACGAGTTCGAATCGCTTTCTGACGATGACGATCTTCTCACGGACGTCGACGAGGACATGTTCGACAATCTGACCGCCGAATCCATCGAAGAAGAAGCGGTAGAGACCGCAGCTCCGGTTGACCCGGACCTCGAGGATTTCGACTTCGATGCTGTCGATCTGGATGTTTCTGAACCGGTCATCGAGGATACACTGTCGGCGCCCGAAACCGATCTTGAGGAAGAGTTCGTCTCGGTCACCGAAGAAGAAGATGAGCCCGCCGCCGAACCGGCACCAGTCTCTCATAGCGAGGAAACGCACATGTTACGTGGCAAGACTGAAGCGCCAGCCGCACAAAGCGGCGGCATCACCGATGAGCGCATCGCCGGCGCCGCCGCGAGTGCGCTTGGCAAGCTGATGGTCAAGCAATCTACCGAGAGCGGCGACCCGAACACGCTCGAAGGCCTGATGATGGAAATGCTCCGTCCGATGTTGAAAGAGTGGCTCGATGCCAACCTGCCAGCCATCGTCGAGCGCAAGGTGGAAGAAGAAGTCCGCCGTATTGCGCGCATGGCAGGCTAG
- a CDS encoding TolC family outer membrane protein, translating into MRLTYLLASVSSLLLVGAPPASGESLQDALGAAYLNNPDIRVQRDAADIAEERINQARSRGKPTVSVFGSYLYESIDSSRPFAFNNGDRPVASAQLEARFPIYSGGRLGAGVRQAEANAFAADAQLDAATQSLMLDTITSYVDIIRDRAVIDIRNSSIELLEGQLTASEDRFEVGDITRTDVALSEARLEGGRAQLAAAEAQLEGSLAYYVYLTGTEAGELAPVPPAPELPATFEQALDQALNSNPAIEAARHAEQAAREAIKFAKGSLRPELAAIAQAGVQEYHTDGFTDTNFVAGAQASVPLFTGGLNASRLREAKLQRSQALSQIALNERLIRAQVAQAWYAHEAASRAVAATERQVEAAEIAYEGAQEELKVGFRTTLDVLDQEQQLLEARLAVVTAKRDRYVAVHQLLAAMGRLSPEMLGIGIR; encoded by the coding sequence ATGAGGCTGACATACCTATTGGCAAGCGTGTCTTCGCTCCTGCTTGTTGGTGCGCCGCCAGCATCTGGCGAGTCGCTTCAGGACGCGCTCGGCGCCGCCTACCTCAACAATCCGGATATTCGCGTTCAGAGAGACGCCGCCGATATCGCTGAAGAGCGGATCAATCAGGCGCGATCTCGCGGCAAGCCGACCGTCAGTGTGTTCGGCAGCTACCTTTATGAGTCGATCGACTCCAGCCGTCCGTTCGCCTTCAACAATGGTGACCGGCCGGTTGCTTCAGCACAGCTTGAGGCTCGTTTTCCCATCTATTCGGGCGGTCGTCTTGGAGCAGGTGTGCGACAGGCCGAAGCCAACGCCTTCGCAGCTGATGCGCAGCTGGACGCGGCGACCCAGTCGCTGATGCTCGACACGATCACTTCGTATGTAGACATCATCCGCGATCGCGCCGTCATCGATATCCGCAATAGCAGCATAGAGCTTCTGGAAGGACAGCTGACCGCTTCGGAAGACAGGTTTGAGGTCGGTGACATCACACGCACTGATGTGGCCTTGTCTGAAGCCCGGCTGGAAGGGGGGCGCGCTCAGCTGGCAGCGGCGGAGGCTCAGCTCGAAGGCAGCCTCGCTTATTATGTTTATCTGACGGGAACCGAGGCCGGAGAGCTGGCGCCAGTCCCACCAGCGCCAGAGCTTCCGGCGACATTCGAACAGGCGCTTGATCAAGCGTTGAATTCCAATCCAGCCATCGAAGCGGCCCGGCACGCGGAGCAGGCCGCGCGCGAAGCCATAAAGTTTGCCAAGGGAAGCCTTCGGCCCGAGCTTGCCGCCATCGCTCAGGCCGGCGTGCAGGAGTACCATACCGATGGTTTCACGGACACGAACTTTGTGGCGGGGGCCCAAGCGAGCGTTCCTCTCTTTACCGGAGGCCTCAACGCCTCGCGCCTGCGCGAAGCCAAGCTCCAGCGCAGTCAGGCGCTGAGTCAGATTGCGTTGAATGAGCGTCTGATCCGGGCCCAGGTCGCTCAGGCCTGGTACGCTCATGAGGCCGCGTCACGTGCAGTTGCAGCGACGGAGCGGCAGGTCGAAGCCGCCGAGATTGCTTATGAAGGCGCTCAGGAAGAATTGAAGGTCGGCTTTCGGACCACGCTGGATGTCCTGGATCAGGAACAGCAATTGCTGGAGGCGCGCCTGGCAGTGGTCACGGCCAAGCGGGACCGGTACGTCGCCGTGCACCAGTTGCTCGCCGCAATGGGACGTCTATCCCCAGAAATGCTGGGCATTGGCATTCGCTAA
- a CDS encoding protein-L-isoaspartate O-methyltransferase has translation MNFAKMRQTMVDTQVRPNDVTDPEIVSAFLHTPREAFVPKADQAIAYAEYEIETSEGRALWTPRDLGKMLKSLDPQPNDIALVIGAGAGYETALLARIIETAIALEDDETLVDEMSDRFGKLGIDRAVAVQGNLRDGLPDQGPFDIIFVTGTVEEAPEAWFSQLAEGGRLGVPVPVGRDLARGRVYTRAGDTTSYRDVFDGCPPELPGFRKKKSFAF, from the coding sequence GTGAATTTCGCAAAGATGCGCCAGACCATGGTCGACACTCAGGTCCGCCCGAATGATGTGACGGATCCTGAAATCGTTTCAGCCTTCCTGCATACGCCGCGGGAAGCTTTTGTCCCCAAAGCGGATCAGGCGATTGCCTATGCGGAATACGAGATTGAAACGAGCGAGGGCCGCGCGCTCTGGACGCCGCGCGATCTCGGAAAAATGCTGAAATCTCTCGATCCCCAGCCAAATGATATTGCGCTCGTGATTGGCGCCGGTGCCGGTTACGAAACGGCCCTGCTGGCGCGCATCATCGAGACGGCGATCGCTCTGGAAGATGACGAAACCCTCGTGGATGAAATGTCGGACCGGTTCGGCAAGCTGGGCATCGATCGTGCCGTGGCCGTGCAGGGCAATCTCAGAGACGGGCTGCCGGACCAGGGGCCGTTCGACATCATATTTGTCACGGGCACCGTTGAAGAAGCTCCTGAGGCCTGGTTCAGCCAGTTGGCAGAAGGCGGGCGTCTTGGCGTACCGGTTCCTGTCGGACGGGATCTGGCGCGCGGCCGTGTCTATACACGTGCCGGGGACACGACGTCTTATCGCGATGTCTTCGATGGCTGCCCACCGGAGCTTCCCGGTTTCCGGAAGAAGAAAAGCTTCGCATTCTAG
- the uraH gene encoding hydroxyisourate hydrolase — MGLSTHVLDLVTGQPARDVSVSVSLNGKEIKRDKTNDDGRCADLLDGGSLEKGIYKLTFQAGSYLRTTHPGEGEAPFFDVIDIQFTVSDTGRHYHVPLLLSPYGYSTYRGS, encoded by the coding sequence ATGGGACTGTCGACGCATGTGCTTGACCTTGTCACCGGACAGCCGGCGCGGGACGTGTCGGTTTCAGTGTCGCTTAACGGCAAGGAAATCAAACGCGATAAGACGAATGATGATGGCCGCTGCGCGGACCTGCTGGACGGCGGGTCGCTGGAAAAAGGCATTTACAAGCTGACGTTTCAGGCGGGGTCATATTTGCGCACGACCCATCCGGGCGAAGGCGAAGCCCCCTTCTTTGACGTGATCGATATTCAATTCACCGTCTCGGACACGGGACGCCACTACCACGTGCCGCTGCTGCTGTCGCCGTATGGCTATTCGACCTATCGCGGAAGCTAG